Sequence from the Ascaphus truei isolate aAscTru1 chromosome 3, aAscTru1.hap1, whole genome shotgun sequence genome:
ATATATTGCGTTAAAGGAGAAATTCTGGCCACACAGGAGTAGGTCTTCGGCAGTTTCACTACATCCGAGGACCCCCTAGTTCATGAGAGGTGAGCCCCGGGTGGATGAGGGGTCCACCAGGAAaattggggaaacaaaatggccagtCAGCCAGGGGTCACtctgtcacagctttctattggtgaccccagCAGTTGAGTCTGTATTCCGTCGCCATCTTTGTAGTTTTTGAGTGTCAAAACCAGCACAAAGGAACTACAAATATTTCTGGAACACTGGGGCGGCCCCGGTTCACATGAtatcaaatgtttttattgtaaagtCCCCAagtggtattgctgctttaaaccgtCGTGGACCCCATGATAAAGCTGCCGCATCATGAAGTCTGGCACGCCAGGGGACCTATGACTTACTAGTTATAGTACATTCATTTTTTAGGGGAGATTGCTTTAATGCTCCTGTGgatctaaatcaggggtgggcaactcctgtcctcaagggccaccaacaagttaggtttcaagatatccctgcttcagcacaggtggctcaatcggttcATTATGAACTGAGCTGCtgaattgagccatctgtgctgaagcagggatatccggaaaacgtgacctgttggtggtccgtGAGGACAGGagctgcccacccctgatctaaatggAATAGGAGACTCCCTCTCTTCCTACCGGTCCCTCAGTAACACTGCGATCATGTGATCACTCCAGAGGAGCCATTACCTGATGATAAAGTGTGGGGTGGGCTGTGGTTCTGCGGGCCAGTACGGCACTCAGGGGGTTAAATAGCATGCCAGGGCATGCAGCGCTttagaatgtacagtacagtacaggcacaTTGATTTCTTGCTCTAGAGAGCAATCAGCCGAGCTTTTACAGGTACATTTGCTGCTGGCTTCTTTGACACTAAAGTGGTTAATTAACTGTAACACAGTACAACAAAGGGACTTGCCTAATGTCACTGAAAGGTCACGTGTGCTCAGAAATAAagctggcagcgaaagggttgtAAATCCCAAAAGAAAACGCCCACACATCTCTGCTTATAACTAGCAACACTTATAATGAGCATATTTAGTTTGAGGTTCAACCTTTGGAACCCCCGAGATACATGTGTTAATGTCCTTGCAGCGCTATCATTCCTAACGTGACCCTTCCAGCAGCAGCAGTTGTAATAAATCGTTTGTGTTTATTTTCAGGAGAACATGACGATATTTTTTTTCCCTCTAAACGCTAAACAACAATAACTGGGAAATGAAATGATTGCCAATTATTTTGACACGAGTACAATTAAAATGGTTTAATTAGACAAGCATAGAGATTGGGCGGTAATGTATTATAGTCATTAGGCTGCAAACCCGGGGGTGGCAAAACTCGAGAACAAAACATTGCACCAGAGTTATGAAAGGAAGAGGTCCGCTAAGCCAGGGgcacgcaaactggggggcgcgagatgttctggtgggaagggaggaggcgaggcagttacagaggccccgccctTCCCCGAAGGCAGTTAAAtgtaaatgccggggatcgcgcgaggcctctgtaactttacttacgttaactttccagcgacgcgtcgccatTACAAACCGGCATCAAATAATGCCACTGGGtcatgacgtcgcgttgccatggcaatgtgacatcacatgaccccgctgtgtcTTTTGACGGCCGGAGCCGAGGGTGGGTTGAGCGTGAGCAGGgagtgagagcaggcaggggggcgcagggagaagagtttgcgcacccctgctctaagctaCAATTGGATGCTTTGCTTAGATATGGAGCAATATTTGGCTCCCGATTTGCCCAAGTTTTTCAGCGGGGAGCCCTTGATTCAGTATATAGCGGTCATACTTTTGTAAGAGTTGTTTGAAGGTACGTTACATGAGTTATTTTGGATTTAGTAACAAAGGTCTCTCTGGCTTGAAATGTGCATGTAAGAGATGTgagcagaggtacatataatggagaccgatttgggtgaaattatatcttggctttattgaccctgttcctttatccaggaaaaacaacaaaataacaaacccctatccctttgtaagggctaacttacttccccagaccctatctgcaggactggagggatattcccattaccagcctaatAAACCAacgtctcaggaagtaccttaagcaggtggccctccatgtcagtctctggcaggttcctgggtaatctgtgtccaggaaatataggtctcttgGTGTCTGGATGgcttgatctcagcacacctttgtgctcaagaaAGTGTCTGTGTGccggcttctctgctttcctgtgtcagcccaattgtgagctaaggaatccctctcctgtttctcacatcaggctttttataagagtcctaatcagccaggctgagtctggttgattgcctgtatgcaattaaccatcacactgctggatttagaggcagtttctctcaaacagtgaaaagtccctgttacatacctcccctgtttgtggggagCTCTGGCTTACCACATCCAAAGCCCACCCTTCCGCTCTCACTAGATGTATCCCTGTGGCTCAAATGAGAGTGGATCGAGAAcaagaaccctctgtcccgcagGGATtgaagccctttctccaggtcagtAATGTCTCCTCATAAAGGTGTTTGATCTCAGCACTCTTCTAGCGCTCGAGGAGAACTTTACCCAAGCACAGTCTAGAtcctatatctggattgaatcacacaAGCAACTTCATTTTTTGtagtatctttgctgcagacacttcctaacatttgactggagtaagattacacactgcttcaaatgttcataattctttttttgacgttgcattctccacatggattggagaaggcaggctgctttattctggctatGTAGCCGACaagttttcattcctctgtaggcagcctgtatggtgaCCGCTGCAGAGCGTTTGTGCAGATACTTTTCACTTTCCAACCtagcttggacaagagctttgtagtacttctgaattactctgctgcgtttctccctttttaagaagtttagctcatcagcgagagaatcctgtttctggagcttgctctgagaatgcatcaacgcattcttcattattttttggagctctgtggAGTTCTTCACTCAGGCCACAGCTGCTTGCTTCAGTTTCtgaaccttcttgtgctccctctcttaccgagtcacctggcctgtaagcttggcctctagcgatgctcagGTGAtgttcagggtagccttcagtttctcatgctgctttgcggggtcATACTGgttaatcagacgttcctgcagtacTTGGAtgtctttagcagcctgcagattttcttcttgCAGAGATCGCTGCTTCTCTTTGGCAATCTGTAGGTGCATAATCAGACCTTGCAGTTagttctgcagtaggtgctctgcttgtgtgcgttgctccaatgcttctaacttttcatcTTTCAGCCTGTATTTTCTCTTCTTACAGTATctataatattcagggcctccttgtagtcctccttcatttacgcacttctgagttgagactcccggtctcctggcgtgagacttcgatCTCTAGGTTGAGtgtgtgaagctccttctgagagactttaaaaTCCATACTAAGACTGTAGACAGATTTTTGAGAGATGTACAGCTCCTCAACGAGACTGTTAATTTCCTTTTTAAAGACTTCTAGTTCTGTACGGTGATTGCTGATCACTTGGTGGGAGAGATCTAgctctatgcggagagtatgaacctcattctgagagacttccaactctctatggcaattgcaaacctcttgctgagagactgtaatatctttcagtgcctcctcactCTGTAGGCTGGCATTAGCTTCCATCTCCTGTTCCAATCGtttacagagcagatcacagttatgcctggcagcttgcagtgcatcttcagggctggatcgtcactcactggttccggctccgcttccctggtatggtcggttgagggttcctcacttttGGCACTTCTTTgtgttacacgacttctgccttgagccctctggatattctgtcatccgcgggacaaatcctccattttctctaggctgcagggcatctcggaccccctttttaTCCACGAGATCTGCGGACgtatctgttccttccacggtaagtgaagcaccgcttttctttttcttttcccgcctttttgttttggacgactccgtcccatcagggatactggggtctctgtctttattgaaacttcagcagtatcactgtatccgccaggcttttcttgccgttgcgttagctggcaggaatattcggGGTCATAGAGGCCTGTTTGTTCAGTGTATATCGAGTTTCGGCACCTctaccattcttggggtgttttgttggtgtgactcggttcgggttcccgaTAAGAaatatcttcatccttatccgaatcctcataggaccggaacactatcaggtgtatttttttcctgacctcgggaggcgctattgcagctgttttcacgGTATTCGCTAAAACCCCAGCTGGTAgacctacaggtgggcagactttggttgcagagtttgtagctctcacaggcacctctgtagactttttttagtttttactttggtaggttcttaaacatcagcagtactgtgcacccattctttctcatcagtgatactggatgtgccctTGCCAAGTAAAACTTTTGTACCTTCCTTGTGACCATAAAGCTTTGTtttctgctgcagttccttggcacgtTGAAAAACATATTCCTTTGGCTGCCACATAGGGATAATCCTCATCATCgcaataaggcctgaagggacactgctctgtgtggctgggctctttacaccaggaacacattttcttccccattctttcAGAGTCTGTATGTGACtgcagctgggcggccattttaaattcccaggtttttttttttttcttcagaagtggtggggtagactctggtctcagcatcagtcccttgtgtgggtcaccgtctgtctcAGTCCTCCCACTCAAACTGTggcgttgtggctttctccagtgcagtataattttcctgcctggatgtgttgccctttaattctggtcacttctgcacgtgttttgttgctcagactgttgcaCGAACGTATGccggcaaaagcacaaaaatgtTTACGGGCAGTCCCCGGGGCCactttgaaattcaagggccacctctcatcccaacttctgacaccacatGTAagagataagtccctgttacagtgcaCAATGGATCGGTTGTCTGTTTAGCTCACGGACAAGTTGCAATTAAAGTTAgtgcaggggagctcaactccagtcctcaagacccccctaacaggtcaggttttcaggatatcccagctttagcacaggtagtTCAATCAGAAGACCGAGCcattgagtgagccacctgtgctgaagcagggatatcctgaaaacctgacctgttggggggggggggggaggggttaggtgggaggggggctgagggggtgtccttgaggactgaagttgagactCTCTGAGTTACTGTAATATATCCTTTATAATGCATGTCAAGCACTCACGTTTACAGCATGCACACATGTGCCGGATTTAAGAAAGTAAAAAGTCCCGTTGCTTAGAAGGGGATTTTGTTCTTTAATAAAGCTAGTGCTCCAGTTTTTGCAGCCAGGGGTCTTTAACATATATCCTACACATACATATCCCAATTATATCATGAAGGTTGCTGATCATCCAATCACAAATACATTACTGACAATAAATTACCCTCATTAAATGCTAGCTACTATAGATATATTTTGTCCTCTCATGTCTTTTAGAAAGAGGAGTTGTTCTTTCCTCTGATATGGACTGAACACAGCCACCGCCTCCAGTCAGTTTAAACATGGCCAAACAGCTCCGTGAGCCACACGTTCCCCACCTGAAGAAAAGGAGGAAGTACTTTTTTAATCTTCTGTTATGGCTACTCTCCAGAACTGTGCAGAGGGTACAATTAAGCAATATATTATCCTGTAAAGGTCGTGTATGCCATTGCACTCATAAAGATATAAACAATGGTTTTGGAAATACATCGAGTGCAAGAGAGGCTGTTTTTGCTGGCAATGGGGATGGCTGCACTGCAGCAAAATGCACACAGTTTTTCTGGTGCTCAATTGCAGTGgtgctcaagaccccccaactggtcaggttttatggatatcccggcttcagcacaggtggctcaatcagtgactcagtctttgactgagtcacctgtgctggagctggaaTATTTtcaaaacctgaccagttggggcgtcttgaggactggagttgagtaccacTGCTCTATTGCAAGGGTACGTCTCTTTCAGAATGTGCTTCTGTGTGTATTGTGCTGCCAGCAGCATTATTGGGGCAAGCACAGTGGGAATTTCCAAGTAACATTAGTACACTTGTTGACAGCTTCAAACCTACCACAGAGCCACAACTAGTTAAGGCAGGCTGTCATCCAAGCTAACCAATATGTGTGGATTCAGGAAAGACCTGTTTTCATTCTAATTACCAGAATCTTAGAAAGATGTGCTTGCCATGGTTTCCTTGTCAGTCATGGTGCTTCATGAGAGGAAGGATGTGAAGTGACGGGCTTGTGTGCTAATTGTAAAGGGAAATTTGCACTAAAATAAAATTGTCACCACTTGTGTTAGTGTGGCATGCAAATCACACCCATGTAAAAGTAAGCCCACTGCTTGAGGTATGTACATATGTAATTATGTTATCACAAATAGGTGTCTATGAGTGGGCTGTCTGTTTCTGTACTTCCTTATAACAGGCGTTGGTGTATAAACCGCGTACACCAGCTGGATGGAAGCTATAAAATGACAGTGTGCTCAGTTGCATGTCCTTATTCACAATCATTGTCCGTAGTTTAAACTTTACCCactgtgtaccatgtgacaggggggtgaatgcagcagatTTGGGTTCATGTGGAAGATATATGCACTCAGGGAATATTTGTTTTTGCTACGTCATTATAGAGAGCCAAAGATGAATCCTTTCAGTGCCATTTTATAGTATTTCATAAACCTTGGCACGTCAGCGGTCCTTATGATGCACCAGCTACCTCATGGGAAATgcatgtttttttgggggggggagcgaTCGGGCTGGCTGGTCCTCATGCATCTGTAGACCATCCTCATCAATTGATAGCTCCTGGAGAGATCAGAGGATGCGGAAATGTGGGGGAATCGGTAGGCTACTCCACATTAGGGAGACTAACTAGACAAATCAGGGTCTACCCAACTGACTGGTTAGCTAGGCTAGTTTCAGTCTAAACATTATACCTTAAATGTCAGGAAACCAAAATACAAAAGTCCGTAACTGTAGTGCTGGGAAtctctcccaggagtctccaggaaatccctctggaACGGTGACACCTTCAGATAGGGCAGTCTTGCTTCCTCAGCAGACCATGGAACGCCAGTTCCTTGTAGACAAGCCTTGCATGCTGCCGGCCTGGTCAGCTTTATGGAGATTCTGTTCCTGGGCTTGGGTGTTAgttattttctctctttttccccaGCTGGTttctttgtacagtatgttggaGGCAGGAGAATTTAACCCTGCTGGTACAGTATCTCAGcactgtttaaatgtcctggtcacgtgggccgtgatgcaggagatttaaacttgcaggaaatACCAGCACCCCCCTATGGAGATCCGTATACAGGCatgccccggtttaaggacactcactttaagtacactcgcgagtgaggacatatcgcccaataggcaaatggcagctcacgcatgcgcctgtcagcacgtcctgaacagcaataccggctccctacctgtatcgaagctgtgcgcaagcggggagactatagagcctgttacaaatgcgttatttacatcggttatgcacgtatatgacgattgaagtacagtacatgcatcgataagtgggaaaaaggtagtgcttcactttaagtacattttcgctttacatacatgttccggtcccattgcgtacgttaatgcggggtatgcctgtactgggaAGCGtggggtctccagagttgaaaTTAGTGgtcttcagctctggagacctcctgttTCAAAcctaagtaaaaaaataataataaaaagcgaGAATGCGCTGCGGACCTGAAAGGTGAATAGTGATATTTCTCTCCCCAGATCACGGCACTTCAAGcaaaggattaacactgcagggtcccattcaaaagcatggactCCCGCAGTGTTAATCCCTCCGAGCCGCAATTCTTTGTTGTCACGATCGGTCTGTGACCGGGTGCGGGTGTCCTTAATTTTTTCCGAGGCCACAgcgacagtaagtcttgctactgtACATCATTATTTCTCCTACCTGCTTTATCTTGTGGCGCAGGGTTGCCCAGCAGTGGGGATGCTTTAGGTTACTATGGGGAGGTTTGACGTCTGGTTGCTGAGCGACGGGGATACTTAAGATAGGATTATATAGGGCATCCAGTATTTTTGGATGTCTTTTAATGATTTATGTAGTGTGGGATCGGGTTTTCCACTCTTGTGCTGGCTTGACGGTGGGAGACCCTCTCCACATTGTTTTTATGCAGAGGTTTGCTCCTGTTTTGCTGACCCAACGCCGACTCCTTCCTGTGGAGGAACACATGGCTATTATGTGtaacccttgtccccccccccccagatccccagacacagatgctatatctagggtgtgtgagggctggttacatgtgctcgagtggtgcatacctgccggtaacaggagggcctgagcttcccgcgatgttgttggggagacaggaccaggcttctggggtagttgcctcattcttttagtggtggtgcagtgcctccatcctctataccttcccagggtatgaggtaggacccgtatagaagaagtgactcctggtcccagggtggatgctccagaatcacacaacagtctttagtaagatcagcaatgtctctctttattgtatcTAGATgacacacagcagccttgcagcatacagccgcaacaacaacagcaatagcagtagcagcacacacagagatcccagggtgtacagcctttctcctctcctttcctccaagaggtactccacaggatggtctgtgaggggcctcaataccccagtgcccacctcagagggtcccctctgggcgggggtagatcctccccatcaccccctcatcagggtgaggggcattggtcccaccggagctctgctcactcgcTAACTATCATAGGCCAGAGTCCTCTTAGTATCTCTCTtgctcccaggagagagctcAACCTACTCCGCTCTCTTCCAACTCCCAAGACAGACTCGGATGGACTCCCAAGtagactaactgtcacttacaggaatgggctgctaaatagtctcagccccacccctcatgatgtcagcaggacctcccctctgtctcatgcctgcagcagagccaggggcctgcatctatcactcagggcaggtcttgaaggggggaaaacccacgaTTACTACTGGTGcttgcccttaacaggacttaagaggacttacctcagtaggagaaagatatgtatagcctgtgctgtttacagggggctacatatgtatttaaTGGGGTGGAGTTTGTGGGCAGTCTTTGCACTATAAGGGAGCAACTTGCAACACAGTCGCCATTAGAGCTTGAGCCCCCTTTATAGTCCCCATACAGTATCTGAGGAATGACTTCAATCCAAAAAAATTCTGCAAAACTGTGTTTGAAGACAGGGTGGACAAGTGGAAATGTGGAGAATAATATGCTGTATTGATGGTGAAAATGCAAGCGTCTACTGCACTCAGATCGCTAACAAACATGTTCAGGGAGAAAGCTTGGAAACAACAAGGGCTCGTAAGTTCCACAGGGTAGCGAATAATGAATGCAGATATATAATTAGCCTCGTGTCCAATGTGTGAACGATGATGCGCCCGTTACTCTGTCGCCTCAGGTTCCATACAATCCACTGCTGATGAGGGTACGGAAATGTAGCAAGGCGTTCCTGCAGTGATGAATTGCTACAATGTACAGTAGCTATGTGAGCTGTATAAAACATCCATATAGGAAAACTTTTGAAAGCAGCTGAGCATAAGACTGATCCATGTCCCAGCTAacagcactgtgacgtcacagtgctgtTAGCTGAGACTTGGATAAGTGTTATGCTCAGCTGCTTTCAAATGTTTTCCTATTGGATCTTTTACTGCAGGAACACCTTCCTACATTTACTTACTATATCTATatccagggctcgacaaatgaaCTCGCCCGATCACCACTGGGCGAGTGCATTTTTGCCGCTGTCGAGTGCTTACCTGCGGTGGCGTCTCCCGGCCTTCTCCGTCTTCCTCTTCAAATTGATatttttcccctgcagctccagttaaaattGTCACGCTGCATCAAGTGACGCCCGCATTGCCACGTTACGTGACACCGTAACGTCACGGCGTCCCGTTGCCATTGCCTCgtggccattttaactggagctgcaggggaaaaatATCAATTTGCAGGGAGAAGACAGAAAAGGCCGCACAACGCCATCGGACCCCACAGCCGGACCCCGCAGCAGGTAAGAGTCGtgagggagtgtttggggggggaggggcggggggcaagtgGGCGAGTGGGTTTTTTCCCAGTTTGTTAGGCCCtgtctatatctatagatataaatatacacacaaatacgtACCCACACTGAAGAAGTGGATCAGGGAGTAAAGGAGTCAGAAATCAATGATATTGCCTTTGAAGCAGGGGAGGCTGGTTCAAATTCATCTGCAAGATAAAATGCCCAATCATTTACATTTTGATATAAAGATTTCCACCACttttcaggataggagagtgaaAAATCGCAATGACTGAGACGTGTCATAGAATTCTTGTTGTTAAAATGTAGTGTCATTTGAGAAATTGGTAAAAGTGTTCTAAATTTGGTTTGTTTGATTATATTTTTCAGGTTACAGTTCTTGTTATGCTTCAAATGGCCAatcaggtcaccctaatacaaaagaaTGTGGTTTCTCGAGCAAGAAGACCTGTCTCTCTGTGACTGCTTATTACTGTCTCCTATTTCTCTTTTATTGTCTGGTTACAGACTGCCGTTTTTGGATCGCATCCATATACAGTGCTCGAAATACCTGCTGCTTATTGAAGCAGTGCAAGTATTGTACGCGTTTAGCCAGTTCTCTTAGAACTTGTTATTCCTGTCAACTACTTGGATATCTGCACTATGCAGGCTGCTTTCTTGCACTACTGTATATCACCAGGTTCCCGTGCTGTTAGTTATTGAAATGAAGACTCCTTTGTTGGTTTACACACACCCCTTTATACTATCATATCATTGGTTGCTAAAGTTGCAAGACCTGATAAACAAGTGCTCCTGTTCCAGTCAGTTGTATTTGAATTTTAGACACAGCCAAGCACATACACTTCCATCCAGCCTATTCTGGATTTGGATTTGAGTTAGCTGCAGGTGGTTACTTAAGACCTGGATTGTAAGAAACTAATTGTGCAACATTTCTCTTCAGCTGACGGATATACGTGCAAGAAGCTGTGTCCCTGGTACCCACCCATAAGCATTTCATTCTGCTCCTATATTTCCTAAGAAGACAGCATGGAAAGTGGTGCAGTACAAATTGCTGGACTTGTTCTGGGAGGCATTGGTCTTGTTGGCACTTGTGCTGTTACGGGCTTGCCTCAGTGGAGAGTGACTGCCTTCATTGAGAACAACATTGTGGTGTTTGAAACGCTCTGGGAAGGTCTGTGGATGAACTGCATCAGGCAAGCAAACATCAGGATGCAGTGCAAAATATACGACTCCCTGTTAGCGCTGACACCTGATTTACAGGCTGGCAGAGCGTTGATGTGCATTGCAGTCCTACTCTCATTCCTCGCCTTCATGATCGCCATTGTTGGCATGAAGTGCACGCAGTGTGCCGGAGATAACGAGAGAACCAAAGGACTCATACTTCTGATTTCTGGGATTTCTTTCATCTTTGCTGGCGCCATTGTTTTGATTCCAGTATCCTGGACAGCCAATCAGATAATCAGGGACTTCTACAACCCCCTTGTCAATGCAGCACAGAAGAGAGAGCTTGGAGAAGCGATTTACATAGGTTGGGCAACATCACTGTTTCTTATTGCTGGAGGTTGTATACTGTGCTGTTTTTGCCGGAACAGCGAGAAAACGTACAAGTACTCAATACCTCACAAATCAGCATCAAATATCCCTCGTGATGCCATAGCAAGGAAAACGTCAAGTCTATACTCCAAAAGCCAGTATGTCTAGTATCTGCATCATTGCACAAGATACGGCTGCAATGTGaagtgctttatttttttttaactgaaaaCAAGAAAAGTAAGGCGAAAAAGGTCATTGTATCCTTGGCCTATGATTGTCCTGCAGAAAGGTGTTGAGGCTGCAGACTGTTATTGAAGAGATATCTGCTTTGGGGGAAATCGTCACCTGAGACTCTTGTTTGGTTTGTCACCGTTTAATATTCAGCAACCTTTGCACATGGGAGGTATTTTGAATTGCTGAACAACAACTTCCCCTACACTGGAGGGTACAAAAATGTCTCAGTTCATGCTATTCAGCTACGAATGCACTATGCATCCTGTTGAAAAAAGGCGCCCAAAGGGTGAAGGTCAAGATACGCAGGAATTGTTTTGACATTGTACTGTAGGTGCCAGACAGTGGTGTGatgaagaagaaacatgaattttgTTACCAAGCACATTTCCTCTCCCGAGGACATTAGATTATACCAAAAGGTAAAAACATATGGAATACTCAATGTTTTAATGCAGCGTGATGACGAAGCCTG
This genomic interval carries:
- the LOC142491392 gene encoding claudin-8-like yields the protein MESGAVQIAGLVLGGIGLVGTCAVTGLPQWRVTAFIENNIVVFETLWEGLWMNCIRQANIRMQCKIYDSLLALTPDLQAGRALMCIAVLLSFLAFMIAIVGMKCTQCAGDNERTKGLILLISGISFIFAGAIVLIPVSWTANQIIRDFYNPLVNAAQKRELGEAIYIGWATSLFLIAGGCILCCFCRNSEKTYKYSIPHKSASNIPRDAIARKTSSLYSKSQYV